The genomic DNA ACCGGAGATTGATGAATCCCTATTACAACCTGAAGCGAACTTAGAGGAAACGGACAAACAGGAAGAAAAGTTACGTCCCCACCGATTAGCCGATTATGTGGGACAAAAAGACCTGAAAAGTGTATTGGAAATTGCGATTCAAGCGGCGAAAGCGAGAAAAGAACCGCTAGATCATTTATTACTCTATGGTCCACCAGGATTGGGCAAAACCACGATGTCCTTAATTTTAGCAGCCGAGATGGGCGTAACCTGCAAAATTAGTGCTGCCCCAGCTTTAGAGCGTCCCCGCGATATTGTCGGCTTATTGGTGAGTTTGCAAGCTGGAGATATCCTGTTTTTGGATGAAATTCACCGTCTTTCTAGGGTAGCGGAAGAATTACTATATCCAGCGATGGAGGATTTTCGCTTAGATGTTACCGTTGGTAAAGGGAAAACGGCGAAAACACGCAGCATTCCCCTGAAACCGTTTACTCTGGTAGGGGCAACCACGCGAGTGGGGGCGTTAACCTCTCCGTTGCGCGATCGCTTTGGATTACTGCAAAGATTGCGCTTTTATGAATTAGACGAATTAAGCATAATTGTTGAACGGGCGGCTAAAGTTTTAAGCACAGAAATCACGCCCGAAGGAGCGACGGAAATCGCTCGGCGATCGCGCGGCACTCCCCGCATTGCCAACCGTCTTTTACGCAGAGTCCGGGACTATGCCCAAGTCAAACAACTGGGTACAATTTCTGAAGAAATAGCGGCTGAAGCCATGGAACTCTATGATGTCGATCCTTGCGGTTTAGATTGGACAGATCGACTGATTTTAAGTGCCATGATTGAGAATTTTAGCGGGGGGCCCGTAGGTTTGGAAACTCTAGCTGCTGCGACAGGAGAAGATGCCCAAACCATTGAAGAAGTGTATGAACCTTATCTCCTGCAAATAGGTTTTTTGCAGCGCACCTCTCGCGGTAGAATCGCCTTACCTGCGGCTTGGAAGCACTTGGGATATACTCATCCGGATGAACCGTATTAAGCACTTTGCTCTAGTAGTGGGCACTAGCCAATGGGACAAGAGAGTTGATTTTCCATCCAGGCGATCGCTAAGTTTTCATCAACCGGTTTAGAAAAGAAATAGCCTTGAAAATACTGACATCCTAATTCTTTGAGTTTTTCAAAATCTTCTTCTGTCTCTACTCCTTCAGCGATGACATCCAAGCCTACGTCAGAGGCAATGAGTAAGATCGCTTTAATTAAATTCCACTGTTTCTCTTTAAGGAAAAATCGGTCTATTTTTAGACCATTTACCGCCAAATTTTTGAGGCGACTCAAAGAAGAATAACCGGTACCAAAATCATCAATATCAAACTCAAATCCAAAATCCCTCAATTCTTGAATGGTATTGGTCGCCACCTCCAGATTTTCCATTAACATGGTTTCCGTGATTTCTAAACGAATTTCATGGGGACTAATGTGTAACTCTTGAATTAAGGATTTTAACTGTTGTGAAAACTGAGGATGAAGCAACTGGAGAGGGGACAAATTCAAATTCATGAGTAATGAATAATCTGAGGGCAGTTTATGCTTCCATCTCTTAAGCTGACTGCAAGATTGACGAATCACCCACTGGCCAATATCATGAATCAGACCCGTCTCTTCAGCCACTGGAATAAACGTAGCGGGTGAAATCAAACCTTTCCCCCCATGATGCCAACGAATTAAGGCCTCAAAGGCCATTACTTTTCTAGGAGATAAAGAGACAATTGGCTGATAAACGAGGCTTAACTCTTGTTTATCAATTGCTTGCTTGAGATCGAGTTCTAATTGAATTTTTTCTAGATCTTCTTTCTTAAACAGGGTTAGGGGAAGGGTGGGTTGCTGTTCAATGGTTTGAGCCAAGCGCTCCAACCGACCAATATTTTTAATGGCCATGGACAACATATACTTGCCTTCTGCTGATTCTGGGGTAACATGGCCACTTTGCATCAGCCGAACCACACCTCGAATGGAGGTTAGAGGTGTGCGAAGTTCGTGACTCAGGAGCATAATTGCTTCATCCATCGAGAGTTCAGGGTGGAAATCCGGGGGAGTGGATTGAAGATGTTCTTTATCCATAATCGCGATCGCCCCAATGAGTTAGTCGTTTAGTCATGATCACCTTTACCTTAGAGAGGAAATATGAAATTCTTGTGAAAGAATCAGCAATCCTTCGAGCCTTGCGAAGCCCCAAATTGCAATCAATTTTACTTAAATTAGACTCAGTGATAAACGCACCAATCTGAATCATTCCTCTGTTTGGAAATTTAGAGCTTCCTCGATTTGATTCGGTAATTCCAGTGGATCAAAAGGCTTGATCAATACCCCAATACCTCCGGATGCAG from Roseofilum reptotaenium CS-1145 includes the following:
- the ruvB gene encoding Holliday junction branch migration DNA helicase RuvB, whose translation is MAIESSYQSSPDPKKRRMRSGRKNYQAQRQEPEIDESLLQPEANLEETDKQEEKLRPHRLADYVGQKDLKSVLEIAIQAAKARKEPLDHLLLYGPPGLGKTTMSLILAAEMGVTCKISAAPALERPRDIVGLLVSLQAGDILFLDEIHRLSRVAEELLYPAMEDFRLDVTVGKGKTAKTRSIPLKPFTLVGATTRVGALTSPLRDRFGLLQRLRFYELDELSIIVERAAKVLSTEITPEGATEIARRSRGTPRIANRLLRRVRDYAQVKQLGTISEEIAAEAMELYDVDPCGLDWTDRLILSAMIENFSGGPVGLETLAAATGEDAQTIEEVYEPYLLQIGFLQRTSRGRIALPAAWKHLGYTHPDEPY
- a CDS encoding putative bifunctional diguanylate cyclase/phosphodiesterase, translating into MDKEHLQSTPPDFHPELSMDEAIMLLSHELRTPLTSIRGVVRLMQSGHVTPESAEGKYMLSMAIKNIGRLERLAQTIEQQPTLPLTLFKKEDLEKIQLELDLKQAIDKQELSLVYQPIVSLSPRKVMAFEALIRWHHGGKGLISPATFIPVAEETGLIHDIGQWVIRQSCSQLKRWKHKLPSDYSLLMNLNLSPLQLLHPQFSQQLKSLIQELHISPHEIRLEITETMLMENLEVATNTIQELRDFGFEFDIDDFGTGYSSLSRLKNLAVNGLKIDRFFLKEKQWNLIKAILLIASDVGLDVIAEGVETEEDFEKLKELGCQYFQGYFFSKPVDENLAIAWMENQLSCPIG